A single window of Pirellulales bacterium DNA harbors:
- a CDS encoding DEAD/DEAH box helicase, translating into MAQSSLESTARFEDLNLSSTMMSALKEAGYSQPTPIQAGLIPRALAGVDVLGQARTGTGKTAAFSIPILEVVDLAKRHFGPQALVLVPTRELAVQVREEVDKLSHGRKVHSVAIYGGKPIKGQIDKLRRGAEVVIGTPGRILDHLARGTLELRDLKIVVLDEADRMLDIGFRPDIERILRRCPQSRQTLLLSATVPPPVERLSKRYMRDPETLNFSPKDLSVETIEQFYFTVDANQKFELLERLLEREQPRQAIVFCRTKRGTEKVHHRLSKKLSDVATIHGDLGQGARDRVMAGFRAGKVRYLVATDVVGRGIDVSGISHIINYDIPQFCDDYVHRVGRTGRMGREGVAYTFVTPEEGSELTRIEMRINRLLVREEFSSFASTEQAQAPIAANGLTVAAHADHRQEPGSQPSPPPGPARPSGRRYRRAL; encoded by the coding sequence ATGGCGCAAAGCTCTCTTGAAAGTACTGCTCGGTTTGAAGATCTAAATCTTTCGTCCACCATGATGTCGGCTTTGAAGGAGGCGGGCTATTCGCAGCCCACTCCGATTCAGGCCGGCTTGATTCCGCGGGCGCTCGCCGGCGTCGATGTGCTGGGGCAAGCCCGAACAGGCACCGGCAAAACGGCCGCATTTAGCATTCCAATCCTGGAAGTTGTCGATCTGGCGAAACGACATTTCGGGCCGCAGGCGCTGGTGCTGGTGCCGACGCGCGAATTGGCAGTGCAGGTTCGCGAAGAGGTGGACAAGCTGTCGCACGGTCGCAAAGTCCATTCGGTGGCTATCTATGGCGGCAAACCCATCAAAGGGCAAATCGACAAGCTTCGGCGCGGCGCAGAGGTGGTCATCGGCACACCCGGGCGCATCCTCGATCATTTGGCTCGCGGCACGCTGGAATTGCGCGACTTGAAAATCGTCGTGCTCGACGAAGCCGATCGGATGCTCGATATCGGCTTTCGTCCCGACATTGAAAGGATTTTACGCCGTTGTCCGCAGTCCCGGCAAACGCTGCTCCTGTCGGCGACCGTGCCGCCGCCCGTCGAACGGCTGTCGAAGCGGTACATGCGCGATCCAGAGACGCTGAATTTTTCGCCGAAGGATCTGTCGGTTGAGACCATTGAGCAGTTTTATTTCACGGTCGACGCAAACCAAAAATTCGAACTGCTTGAGCGACTTCTCGAACGCGAGCAGCCGCGACAGGCAATCGTTTTTTGCCGCACGAAGCGCGGTACCGAAAAGGTCCATCACCGACTTTCGAAAAAGCTGTCCGACGTCGCGACCATTCACGGCGATCTTGGTCAAGGGGCTCGCGACCGCGTAATGGCCGGATTTCGCGCCGGCAAAGTCCGCTATTTGGTCGCGACCGACGTTGTCGGCCGCGGCATCGATGTAAGTGGGATTTCACACATTATCAATTACGACATTCCACAATTTTGCGACGACTACGTTCACCGTGTCGGCCGCACGGGTCGCATGGGGCGCGAAGGAGTGGCGTATACGTTCGTGACACCTGAGGAAGGCAGCGAACTGACGCGGATTGAGATGCGAATCAATCGGTTGCTGGTGCGTGAAGAATTCTCGAGCTTTGCCTCCACCGAGCAAGCGCAGGCGCCGATTGCCGCGAACGGTCTGACCGTGGCAGCGCATGCCGATCATCGGCAGGAACCAGGCAGCCAACCATCGCCGCCGCCCGGTCCAGCGCGTCCATCGGGGCGGCGATATCGGCGTGCGCTGTAA